In the genome of Leptospira licerasiae serovar Varillal str. VAR 010, one region contains:
- a CDS encoding lipoprotein LipL45, with protein MNKIISVASAVLVVGLLTSGACKKPAENADSANAKQSQPSAIVVFSVGEAKIQHADLTEDKASLGTVLKEGDKIETKAKAKVDIQFSDGSAVRLAEKSSLEFSALALNTQGNTDTRLSLVSGKVFAKVNKASKDDQFSVVTPTAIAGVRGTSFVVDRTKSDRSVVKVLEGSVAVSPRVRALEGASAEEISANAELQKIKASLDKAEVILEKDESSIVKAPDKKFGEKELTKLDATLEKDIPKAVTKLSGAGVSKTEEEEIRTIVTLDKDTTDKLVKLNVDPKSGKVDEATNAANEAERKKIEEELAKRQADELKRFKNVLVSAPKNLKTNKDLVNYYEKLEKIVLADGKTTIIGAIVDQQGSTMIVHTEDGIKKINQDDVKEVIYDFQTKSEN; from the coding sequence ATGAATAAGATCATTTCCGTTGCATCGGCCGTCCTAGTGGTCGGTCTGTTGACATCCGGAGCTTGTAAAAAGCCTGCGGAGAACGCGGATTCCGCGAACGCAAAACAGAGCCAACCATCGGCCATCGTAGTATTTAGCGTAGGAGAAGCAAAAATCCAACACGCTGATTTAACTGAAGACAAAGCTAGTCTTGGAACCGTCCTGAAAGAAGGGGACAAGATTGAAACCAAGGCAAAAGCGAAAGTGGATATCCAATTCTCCGACGGATCAGCTGTTCGTTTAGCTGAAAAGTCCAGCCTGGAATTCTCCGCTCTCGCTTTGAATACCCAAGGAAACACAGACACTAGATTGTCTTTAGTTTCCGGAAAAGTTTTCGCAAAAGTAAATAAAGCAAGCAAAGACGATCAGTTCTCCGTAGTAACTCCAACCGCAATCGCGGGAGTTAGAGGAACTTCTTTCGTAGTAGATCGTACTAAAAGCGACAGATCTGTCGTAAAAGTATTAGAAGGATCCGTTGCTGTATCTCCAAGAGTTCGCGCTCTGGAAGGTGCAAGTGCAGAAGAAATTTCTGCCAATGCAGAATTACAAAAGATCAAAGCTTCTTTAGACAAAGCTGAAGTTATCTTAGAAAAAGACGAGTCTTCCATAGTAAAAGCTCCCGATAAAAAATTCGGTGAGAAAGAACTTACTAAGCTAGACGCTACTTTGGAAAAAGACATTCCAAAAGCGGTTACTAAACTAAGTGGCGCTGGAGTATCCAAAACCGAAGAAGAAGAGATCAGAACTATCGTTACATTGGATAAAGACACTACAGATAAATTAGTAAAACTAAATGTAGATCCTAAATCCGGCAAAGTAGACGAAGCTACCAATGCCGCTAACGAAGCTGAGAGAAAGAAAATCGAAGAAGAATTAGCTAAGCGTCAGGCTGACGAGCTGAAAAGATTCAAGAACGTTCTTGTTTCCGCTCCTAAAAACCTGAAAACCAATAAGGACTTAGTGAACTACTACGAAAAACTGGAAAAAATCGTATTGGCTGATGGTAAAACAACCATCATCGGAGCGATCGTAGACCAGCAAGGTAGTACAATGATCGTCCATACCGAAGACGGTATTAAGAAGATCAACCAGGATGATGTAAAAGAAGTAATCTACGACTTCCAAACTAAATCCGAAAATTAA
- the lipA gene encoding lipoyl synthase, protein MNPLKKKPRSNAYQPAPEKPDWLKVRLPFREKENPVDFVRNSVEGGKLNTVCESASCPNLNHCWSRKTATYMLAGDICTRRCSYCDVAFGKPLALDPEEPLRVAESAKSLGLNHIVITSVNRDDLADGGAAHYKKTVELIRERLPECKIEILVPDFKMREENLEIVYSSKPDIFNHNLETVERLFPTVAPAKKYERSLDVLEHASGRGLLTKSGLILGLGETLEEVHQTLKDLRSVGVQMVTLGQYLQPTPTHLPVSEYIRPEVFKDLKEFGKALGFRTVFSGPLVRSSYHADEQVPWFEN, encoded by the coding sequence GTGAATCCTCTTAAAAAGAAGCCCAGATCTAATGCATATCAACCCGCTCCCGAAAAACCGGATTGGTTAAAGGTCAGACTTCCCTTCCGTGAAAAGGAAAACCCGGTCGATTTCGTTCGAAATTCCGTAGAGGGAGGAAAGCTCAATACTGTTTGCGAAAGTGCTTCTTGTCCGAACCTGAACCATTGTTGGTCCAGAAAGACGGCCACTTATATGCTCGCGGGAGATATCTGCACAAGACGTTGTTCTTATTGTGATGTTGCTTTCGGAAAACCACTGGCGTTAGATCCGGAAGAACCTTTAAGAGTGGCAGAATCCGCAAAATCTTTGGGCCTAAACCATATAGTAATTACCTCCGTAAACAGAGATGATCTAGCGGATGGAGGAGCGGCTCATTATAAAAAAACAGTAGAGTTGATCCGGGAAAGATTACCCGAATGCAAAATTGAAATTTTGGTCCCGGATTTCAAAATGAGGGAAGAAAATTTAGAGATCGTTTATTCTTCTAAGCCGGATATATTCAATCATAACCTAGAAACTGTAGAGAGATTATTTCCTACAGTAGCGCCCGCCAAAAAATATGAACGATCCTTGGATGTATTAGAACATGCATCTGGAAGAGGGCTTTTAACTAAAAGTGGATTGATACTCGGCCTAGGCGAAACATTAGAAGAAGTCCATCAAACCCTAAAAGATCTCAGATCCGTTGGGGTGCAAATGGTAACTCTAGGACAATATCTACAACCGACTCCTACACATCTTCCTGTGAGCGAGTATATTCGCCCGGAAGTGTTCAAAGATCTGAAAGAATTTGGAAAAGCCTTAGGATTCAGGACCGTATTTTCAGGACCTTTAGTCAGAAGTTCTTATCACGCGGACGAGCAAGTGCCGTGGTTCGAAAATTAA
- a CDS encoding pseudouridine synthase, with the protein MSEKVAKEKTGEDSSKEIRINRFLADCGLGSRRKVEELILSGKVKVNGSVEKNLSTKILVGSDIVQVGNKKLVPPTESVFLALNKPKGFLCSHSDRFHSNTVFELLPKKYGKLFIAGRLDLDSRGLLLLSDQGNLVQEITHPSEGSEKEYEVILEEELDSREVKDRFTKGFMDEGEFLKAEKVISLVKGEESSKFRVILKQGRKRQIRRMFSILGGRVIDLQRIRIGKLSLEKLKIGEGKFILLDPKVWRP; encoded by the coding sequence TTGAGCGAAAAAGTCGCAAAAGAAAAAACGGGGGAAGATTCCTCCAAAGAGATCCGGATCAACAGATTCCTGGCTGACTGCGGGTTAGGTTCTCGCAGAAAAGTGGAAGAATTGATCCTTTCCGGCAAAGTGAAAGTTAACGGCTCCGTCGAAAAGAATCTAAGCACCAAGATCCTGGTAGGTTCAGACATTGTCCAAGTTGGAAATAAAAAATTAGTTCCCCCAACTGAGTCAGTGTTCCTTGCATTAAACAAACCGAAAGGTTTTCTTTGCTCCCATAGCGATCGTTTTCATTCTAATACAGTTTTTGAATTACTCCCTAAAAAGTACGGAAAACTTTTTATAGCAGGAAGATTGGATTTGGATTCCAGAGGACTTCTTCTTTTATCCGACCAAGGGAATTTAGTCCAAGAAATCACTCATCCTTCCGAAGGTTCCGAAAAAGAATACGAAGTAATCTTAGAAGAAGAATTAGATTCCAGAGAAGTGAAGGATAGATTCACTAAGGGATTTATGGACGAGGGAGAATTTTTAAAAGCGGAAAAGGTTATCTCCTTAGTAAAAGGAGAAGAATCTTCTAAGTTCAGGGTGATCTTAAAACAAGGAAGAAAACGCCAGATCCGTAGAATGTTCTCTATACTCGGCGGAAGAGTGATCGATCTGCAAAGGATCCGGATCGGAAAACTTTCTTTGGAAAAATTGAAAATCGGAGAAGGTAAGTTTATCTTACTGGATCCTAAAGTTTGGAGACCATGA
- a CDS encoding MBOAT family O-acyltransferase, translating into MNFTSLEFLFFFCLVFLVYWNLPDALKKYFLIFSSALFYAFSSWKFLLHLILVVTINWAFLRFFLAKKWFLPVSIGFNVLNLAFFKYFYFFADLIGIFLGIPDFQNKVSLDGLISKSLDWAGFEVVLPLTISYYTFQFISLLVDKKKGTITEEIGLFKLASYIFLFPVMIAGPILRFGDVATQFDSPKMEKEDMVDGLWLVVIGLFKKSVVSVLMSGSIFQVFAETSAFSGAALLSTVYFFAIYLYLDFSGLTDIARGMGKLLGFTLPQNFRAPFFFNGFGDFWRRWHLTFSFWIRDYLYIPLGGSRSGTIRTCFNYLVAFGLGGLWHGANLNYLLWGVLTGLYLSIERVLNDWKIKILPEIPYVKRTITYLFVLNIYSISWILFFTPDFGSALAAVQRIFVWSNGVAFPNMEPCIFALLVAILFHSAEEWPDKFKVGFRWKAALLPIVWILVLLALPSGNADFFYGQF; encoded by the coding sequence ATGAATTTTACCAGTTTAGAATTTTTATTTTTTTTCTGCCTAGTATTTCTGGTGTATTGGAATCTTCCGGACGCTTTAAAGAAATATTTTCTGATCTTTAGCTCGGCGCTATTTTATGCATTCTCTTCTTGGAAGTTTTTGCTTCACCTTATCCTTGTTGTAACGATCAACTGGGCGTTCTTACGCTTCTTCCTTGCAAAAAAATGGTTTTTGCCGGTTTCGATCGGATTCAATGTTCTTAATTTAGCTTTTTTTAAATATTTCTATTTTTTTGCGGATCTTATCGGGATATTTTTAGGAATCCCGGATTTTCAGAATAAGGTTAGCTTGGATGGATTGATTTCCAAGTCTTTGGACTGGGCAGGATTCGAGGTAGTTCTTCCTTTAACCATCAGTTATTATACGTTCCAATTCATTTCTCTTTTAGTGGATAAGAAAAAGGGAACAATCACAGAAGAGATCGGCCTTTTTAAATTAGCTTCTTATATTTTCCTTTTTCCTGTGATGATCGCGGGGCCTATATTAAGGTTTGGTGATGTAGCAACTCAATTCGATTCACCTAAAATGGAAAAGGAAGATATGGTGGACGGGCTATGGCTCGTTGTCATAGGTCTTTTTAAAAAGTCGGTAGTTTCCGTTTTGATGTCCGGCTCTATCTTCCAGGTATTTGCGGAGACCTCCGCTTTCTCGGGAGCGGCACTTTTAAGTACGGTATATTTCTTTGCGATCTATCTATATTTGGACTTTTCAGGACTAACGGATATCGCAAGAGGAATGGGAAAACTTTTAGGATTTACTCTTCCTCAAAACTTTAGGGCTCCGTTCTTCTTTAATGGTTTTGGGGACTTTTGGAGAAGATGGCACTTAACATTCTCCTTTTGGATCAGAGATTATTTATATATTCCGCTTGGTGGTTCGAGAAGTGGAACAATACGCACTTGTTTTAATTATCTAGTCGCATTCGGATTAGGCGGTCTTTGGCATGGAGCCAATTTGAATTATCTGCTTTGGGGAGTTCTGACTGGTCTATACCTTTCCATAGAAAGAGTGCTGAATGATTGGAAGATCAAGATCTTACCTGAGATCCCTTATGTAAAAAGGACCATTACCTATTTATTCGTTTTGAATATTTATAGTATTTCCTGGATATTATTCTTCACTCCTGATTTTGGTTCTGCTTTGGCAGCAGTACAGAGAATATTTGTTTGGTCGAATGGGGTCGCTTTCCCGAATATGGAACCTTGTATTTTTGCGCTCTTAGTCGCCATCTTGTTCCATTCTGCAGAAGAATGGCCCGATAAATTTAAAGTCGGTTTCAGATGGAAGGCGGCTCTTCTTCCTATCGTATGGATCTTGGTCTTACTTGCATTGCCTAGCGGAAATGCAGATTTCTTTTACGGACAATTCTGA
- a CDS encoding DUF1574 domain-containing protein, which translates to MKKKYIYLPLLFLIVLFFADKVFLMDFFQTSFYQEGNPVYYAQRRHLFEKLQKDESLKNKNLLLAFGDSRAYPYSIKTLPGTFEKDWTVYNFSGPQAVPAYGFYWFRKIIEAGIKPKAVFYVISPEGFDDSKGLFYEPFLRLGADQEFKNTYWDQFSFSDKLEVWKERFFSIRKIKPGFKLFWSRLAGGKLKLYRADQNHENLILELGNGEQLAYASASNNPKKLEKDALRLKSIYLSGFTIGETEFFFVEEFLKLAEKEGIKTYLIWPKVYPGYREGYYELGLEKSWWPRIRELAFKYGASSADMNTLSSCDLYYDGSHQSVFCISEQSEILMNDFTGKKKLP; encoded by the coding sequence ATGAAAAAGAAATATATATATCTTCCTTTACTCTTTCTGATCGTTCTGTTCTTCGCGGATAAGGTTTTCCTTATGGACTTCTTTCAAACTTCCTTTTACCAGGAAGGAAATCCGGTCTATTACGCGCAAAGAAGACATTTATTCGAAAAGCTTCAAAAAGACGAATCACTCAAAAATAAAAATTTGCTTTTGGCGTTCGGAGATTCCAGGGCGTATCCTTATTCTATCAAAACACTGCCTGGGACATTTGAAAAGGATTGGACAGTCTATAATTTTTCTGGCCCTCAAGCGGTCCCTGCTTACGGTTTTTATTGGTTTCGTAAAATTATAGAGGCAGGGATTAAGCCAAAAGCGGTCTTTTATGTAATCAGCCCGGAAGGTTTCGACGATTCTAAGGGCTTATTCTACGAACCTTTTTTAAGATTGGGCGCGGACCAAGAATTTAAGAATACATATTGGGATCAGTTTTCCTTCTCCGATAAATTGGAAGTTTGGAAGGAAAGATTTTTTAGCATTCGAAAGATCAAACCAGGTTTTAAACTTTTCTGGTCCAGGTTGGCTGGCGGAAAGCTGAAACTGTATAGAGCGGACCAAAATCATGAAAATCTGATCCTGGAACTTGGGAATGGGGAACAACTTGCGTATGCGAGTGCCAGCAATAATCCTAAAAAACTGGAAAAGGATGCGCTTCGTCTCAAAAGTATTTATCTTTCCGGATTCACTATAGGTGAGACAGAATTTTTCTTTGTGGAAGAATTCTTAAAACTCGCGGAGAAGGAAGGGATCAAAACTTATTTGATCTGGCCGAAAGTTTATCCGGGATATAGGGAAGGTTACTACGAACTGGGACTCGAAAAATCCTGGTGGCCTAGGATTCGAGAACTCGCATTTAAATACGGTGCGTCCTCAGCGGATATGAATACTCTTAGTTCCTGCGATCTATATTACGACGGTTCTCACCAGAGTGTATTTTGTATTTCAGAACAATCTGAAATTCTAATGAACGATTTTACTGGAAAGAAGAAACTTCCCTAA
- the fsa gene encoding fructose-6-phosphate aldolase: protein MELYLDTANVDEIKEIASYGLLDGVTTNPSLIAKSGRNFKEVIKEICAIVPGPVSAEVIATKHEDMLKEADELVKIAPNVVIKVPLIPEGLKTVVKLTEKGIPTNVTLCFSAPQALLAAKAGATYISPFIGRVDDTSWDGMELISEIREIYDNYGYETKILAASIRGPIHLKESALRGADCATMPISAYQQLFKHPLTDIGLEKFLEDAKKLKW from the coding sequence GTGGAATTATATCTAGATACAGCCAATGTGGACGAGATCAAAGAGATCGCGTCCTACGGTCTTTTGGACGGAGTTACTACAAACCCGTCTCTCATCGCTAAGTCCGGCCGCAATTTTAAAGAAGTGATCAAAGAGATTTGCGCGATCGTACCTGGTCCGGTTAGCGCAGAAGTAATCGCAACCAAACACGAAGATATGCTCAAGGAAGCGGACGAATTAGTAAAGATCGCTCCGAATGTGGTCATCAAAGTTCCTCTAATTCCGGAAGGTTTAAAGACAGTAGTGAAGCTGACTGAGAAAGGAATTCCTACAAACGTAACTCTTTGTTTTTCCGCTCCTCAGGCACTTCTTGCCGCAAAAGCAGGAGCAACTTATATTTCTCCTTTTATCGGTCGTGTGGATGATACTTCTTGGGACGGAATGGAACTGATTTCCGAGATCAGAGAGATTTATGATAACTACGGTTATGAAACTAAGATTTTAGCTGCATCCATCAGAGGACCGATCCATTTGAAAGAATCCGCTCTTCGTGGAGCTGATTGTGCTACTATGCCGATTTCCGCTTACCAACAGTTGTTTAAACATCCATTAACCGATATCGGTTTGGAAAAATTCTTAGAAGACGCTAAGAAGTTAAAGTGGTAA
- the purH gene encoding bifunctional phosphoribosylaminoimidazolecarboxamide formyltransferase/IMP cyclohydrolase — protein MIKITRALISVSDKTGLIGFAKYLESKGVEIISTGGTLKILTENGIKAIAIDDYTGFPEILDGRVKTLHPKVHGGLLGVTSKPEHRQKMEELKIPKIDLVVVNLYPFVQTVSKPGVHLDEAIENIDIGGPSMIRSASKNYRHTVVVTDPNDYKTVEESMKVNDGSVDADTSFLLMRKAFSHTAMYDTAISSWFNKLAGEKFPDILNLSFTKKQKLRYGENPHQGAAFYEPLFTKSEFSPLQGKELSFNNMLDFDAAFHISALLPDNTVCIIKHLNPCGIAYADDTLEAFRLAKRTDPISAFGGIIGIKGTVTGELAVLIGETFVEGVIAQKFEPAALEYFSKKPNVRLIEIADFQEALDEMDLRPIHHGILLQDRDYATITEKDLKIVSKKQPTEEDIRGLMFAWSTVKFIKSNAIVYTEENATLGIGAGQMSRVDSVQLGATKALNVGLSVVGSYVASDAFFPFRDGIDAIAKVGAKAIIQPGGSIRDEEVIKAADEHGLIMVFTGMRHFRH, from the coding sequence ATGATCAAAATCACTCGTGCCCTCATTTCAGTTAGCGACAAAACAGGACTTATCGGATTTGCTAAGTACCTTGAATCTAAAGGAGTGGAAATCATTTCCACCGGCGGAACTCTCAAAATACTTACAGAAAACGGAATCAAAGCGATCGCAATAGACGATTATACTGGATTTCCGGAAATTTTGGACGGAAGAGTAAAAACTCTCCACCCTAAAGTCCACGGAGGACTTTTAGGCGTGACCTCCAAACCGGAACATAGACAGAAGATGGAAGAATTAAAAATTCCTAAAATCGATCTGGTAGTTGTGAATTTATATCCTTTCGTTCAGACTGTTTCTAAACCAGGAGTCCATCTGGACGAAGCAATCGAAAATATCGATATCGGCGGACCTTCTATGATCCGTTCTGCAAGTAAAAACTACAGACACACTGTTGTGGTCACTGACCCGAACGATTATAAAACGGTGGAAGAATCCATGAAGGTAAACGACGGTTCCGTGGACGCGGACACTTCTTTCCTTCTTATGAGAAAAGCGTTCTCTCATACTGCAATGTACGATACTGCGATCTCTTCTTGGTTCAATAAACTTGCCGGGGAGAAGTTCCCAGACATCCTAAATCTTTCCTTCACCAAAAAACAAAAACTCAGATATGGAGAGAACCCTCACCAAGGAGCGGCATTCTACGAGCCTTTGTTTACTAAGAGCGAATTTTCTCCTCTACAAGGAAAAGAATTATCTTTTAATAATATGTTGGATTTTGATGCTGCATTCCATATTTCAGCACTTCTTCCAGATAATACCGTTTGTATCATCAAACACTTGAATCCTTGCGGGATTGCGTATGCGGACGATACATTAGAAGCTTTTCGTTTAGCCAAAAGAACGGACCCTATTTCTGCATTCGGGGGGATCATCGGGATCAAGGGTACGGTCACCGGCGAACTCGCAGTTTTGATCGGCGAAACTTTCGTAGAAGGTGTGATCGCTCAGAAGTTCGAACCCGCTGCTTTGGAATATTTCTCCAAAAAACCGAATGTTCGTTTGATTGAGATCGCAGATTTCCAAGAAGCATTGGATGAAATGGATTTGAGACCGATCCATCATGGGATACTTCTGCAAGACAGAGACTATGCGACCATTACAGAAAAAGATCTGAAGATCGTTTCTAAAAAACAGCCTACTGAGGAAGATATCAGAGGTCTGATGTTTGCTTGGTCTACGGTAAAATTTATCAAGTCAAACGCGATCGTTTATACGGAAGAGAATGCAACCTTAGGGATCGGTGCAGGACAAATGTCCCGAGTGGATTCGGTCCAATTAGGTGCGACCAAGGCTTTAAACGTAGGGCTTTCTGTTGTGGGTTCTTATGTTGCAAGTGATGCATTCTTTCCATTCAGAGATGGAATAGATGCGATCGCAAAAGTAGGCGCAAAAGCAATCATCCAACCCGGAGGTTCTATCCGGGACGAAGAAGTGATCAAGGCTGCCGACGAGCATGGATTGATCATGGTGTTCACCGGCATGAGGCATTTTAGGCATTAA
- the purN gene encoding phosphoribosylglycinamide formyltransferase: MASLFPKPRKKLVFLASGRGSNLEAVLSGIQKGKIPANPAILITDNPEAPSIQIAAGHNVPARILDWKSYSKKEEYHLDLLRTLEEISPDLIVACGYMRILKPEIIRVFRNRIINIHPSLLPAFAGLHAQKQAFDYGVKFAGCTAHFVDEGVDSGPIILQGVVKIEEGMTERELTLAILKEEHKILPLAVKHFCEDRLVIKDRKVSIL, translated from the coding sequence TTGGCAAGCCTGTTTCCCAAACCCAGAAAAAAGCTTGTCTTTTTGGCCTCCGGGCGGGGGAGCAACCTAGAAGCTGTCCTTTCAGGGATCCAAAAGGGAAAAATCCCGGCAAATCCAGCAATTTTAATCACAGACAACCCTGAGGCGCCCTCTATCCAGATTGCAGCCGGTCATAATGTCCCGGCCAGGATCCTAGATTGGAAGTCTTATTCCAAAAAGGAAGAATATCATCTGGACCTTCTTCGCACCTTGGAAGAAATCTCTCCTGATCTGATCGTGGCCTGCGGATATATGAGAATTCTAAAACCGGAGATCATCCGGGTCTTTCGCAACAGGATCATCAATATACATCCTTCTCTTCTTCCAGCATTTGCAGGTCTCCACGCACAAAAACAGGCATTCGATTACGGAGTCAAGTTCGCGGGTTGCACCGCCCATTTTGTGGACGAGGGTGTGGATTCCGGTCCGATCATTTTGCAGGGAGTTGTTAAAATCGAGGAAGGAATGACCGAAAGAGAATTGACTCTTGCCATTCTCAAAGAGGAACATAAAATCCTGCCCCTCGCGGTTAAACACTTCTGCGAAGATCGGCTCGTAATCAAAGACAGGAAGGTCTCAATCCTCTAG
- the fliS gene encoding flagellar export chaperone FliS yields MSLARKSTASVEQYKSNEISTVSQGRLIVMLYEGAIRFLNVAIENNTPRKYDVVNNNILKAQEIVTELMLALNMENGGEVANNLLGIYVYIKKRLLEANMKKDSEILSEIIKYLEDLKLAWEEIEKKEKASSVVPMPSAGSRGTGLSLQG; encoded by the coding sequence ATGTCACTTGCTAGAAAATCGACGGCGTCCGTCGAACAGTATAAATCCAACGAAATTTCTACTGTGAGTCAGGGCCGGCTTATCGTGATGTTATATGAAGGAGCAATTCGCTTCCTGAACGTTGCCATCGAGAATAATACACCCCGCAAGTACGACGTGGTGAACAATAATATCCTAAAAGCCCAAGAGATCGTGACTGAGCTGATGCTTGCCCTGAACATGGAAAACGGGGGAGAGGTCGCAAACAATCTACTCGGAATTTATGTTTATATTAAAAAGCGCTTACTCGAAGCTAACATGAAGAAGGACAGCGAGATCCTTTCCGAAATCATCAAATATCTGGAAGATCTAAAACTTGCTTGGGAAGAAATTGAGAAGAAGGAAAAAGCTTCTTCCGTAGTCCCTATGCCTTCCGCCGGTTCCAGAGGAACTGGGCTCTCTCTCCAAGGTTAA
- a CDS encoding molecular chaperone DnaJ → MEDGDLLSRALDFYGLPKKFDANLVRSRFRELSRKYHPDSGEYETDILFKELVQLRDVLLSSLQNASLVILENSKEDPEGFQFYKLAKQKAAQAIEKYFQFTDGNPVYLKKEDNPALLRLREELETAKKELEEFLEKFPKSIWKEDTETTLKKISVWFKD, encoded by the coding sequence TTGGAAGACGGGGACCTGCTGAGCCGTGCCCTGGACTTTTACGGACTCCCCAAAAAATTCGACGCAAACTTAGTCCGGAGTAGATTCCGGGAACTCTCTCGTAAGTATCATCCTGATTCCGGAGAATATGAGACGGATATTCTATTTAAGGAATTGGTCCAACTAAGGGACGTTTTACTTTCTTCTCTCCAGAATGCATCTTTAGTAATTTTAGAAAATTCTAAGGAAGATCCAGAAGGATTCCAATTTTATAAACTAGCTAAACAGAAAGCTGCCCAAGCGATCGAAAAATATTTTCAGTTCACCGATGGAAATCCGGTCTACTTAAAGAAGGAAGACAATCCTGCACTACTACGTTTAAGAGAAGAATTGGAAACCGCTAAGAAGGAATTAGAAGAGTTTTTGGAAAAATTTCCCAAAAGTATCTGGAAAGAAGATACGGAAACTACTCTTAAAAAGATAAGCGTTTGGTTTAAAGATTAA
- a CDS encoding LIC11661 family lipoprotein, protein MNLFLSGRMRTFFSISLLIFSLLSCYNYSTNRVVTTPPTLVGITLIGTGVYELRLRAGNPEAFFSGYTLYTGSTADASRNPADFSSGKACELPLNMLPNQPKEYSIEVNPTAGPLAVPGAGENTNRVCKIVATLNSGDYVTLRSSVISLDLNSGTKDIYVFSMPSNTLQVP, encoded by the coding sequence ATGAATCTTTTTTTATCAGGAAGAATGCGTACATTCTTCTCTATTTCACTACTCATCTTTTCCTTATTATCTTGTTATAATTACTCCACGAATCGGGTTGTAACCACTCCACCTACTTTGGTAGGTATCACTTTGATCGGCACAGGAGTGTACGAACTCAGATTGAGAGCAGGAAATCCGGAAGCATTTTTTAGCGGTTATACTTTGTATACGGGAAGTACTGCGGACGCATCTAGGAATCCTGCCGATTTTTCTTCCGGAAAAGCATGTGAACTTCCCTTGAATATGCTCCCGAACCAACCAAAAGAATATTCTATCGAAGTAAATCCGACTGCCGGCCCACTTGCGGTCCCTGGCGCCGGAGAAAATACAAACAGAGTCTGTAAAATTGTGGCTACTTTAAATTCAGGCGATTACGTAACTCTTAGATCTTCCGTGATCTCTTTGGATCTGAACAGCGGAACAAAGGATATTTACGTATTCTCTATGCCTTCGAATACGTTGCAGGTTCCTTAA
- a CDS encoding HNH endonuclease → MDVLTQPVLVLNATYVPVAIRTVKDAVILLILRKAELIKDEKSHFIRSEKLKLSTPRIILLTDYYKVPKRKHKLSRENIFLRDDHECVYCRRKLPSSKLTLDHVIPKSRWEEIPREKKPKDYHTWENLVTACRDCNTKKGNKLLQELKWEIPENRSTNKRRFPQFSVSTQLVEKFGWADYIHS, encoded by the coding sequence ATGGATGTTCTAACCCAACCTGTGTTGGTGCTGAACGCGACCTATGTCCCGGTTGCGATCCGAACCGTTAAAGACGCCGTAATCCTTCTCATTCTCCGAAAAGCAGAACTCATTAAAGACGAAAAAAGCCACTTTATCAGATCCGAGAAACTTAAACTTTCCACTCCTAGGATCATTCTACTAACAGACTATTACAAAGTTCCTAAACGTAAGCATAAACTCTCTAGAGAAAATATATTCTTAAGAGACGATCATGAGTGTGTGTATTGTAGACGCAAACTACCTTCCTCCAAACTCACCTTGGATCATGTGATCCCTAAAAGCAGGTGGGAAGAGATCCCTCGAGAAAAAAAGCCAAAGGACTACCATACCTGGGAAAATCTGGTCACTGCTTGCAGGGATTGTAACACCAAAAAAGGAAACAAACTTCTGCAAGAACTCAAGTGGGAGATCCCTGAAAATCGGTCGACAAACAAGAGACGTTTTCCACAATTTTCAGTATCCACCCAATTGGTCGAAAAATTCGGCTGGGCGGACTATATACACAGCTAA